The genomic region CGCGCTTCGAAGGGATGCGCGTCCAGGCGGAGATCCGGCGCTTCTTCTCCGAGGCGGCAGATCGGATGGCGCACCGAGGACTGCTCGAATCGCCGGCCGATCTGCCCTATCTGCGCTTCGAGGAGATCGAGCAAGCCTTGCTCGGCGGGCTCGCGGCGGCGGAGGTGCGTGCCTGCGTCGCGCTCCGGCGCGCCGAGCAGGAGCGGCGGCGGGATATCCCGATGCCCAATCTGCTGCGCGAATCCGAGATCGCGCGGCTGGCTGAGCGGCCGCCCATGCCGGTTTCGGAGGCGCGAGCGTTCCGCGGTCTGCCGGTGGGCCCGGGAAGCGTCGAGGGGAGGGTTCTGGTCCTCGATTCGCCCCGACGGATTTCCGAGGCGCGCCGCGGCGATATCCTGGTTGTCCCCACGCTCGATCCTTCCTGGATTCCCTTGTTCACGCTCGTCTCGGGGCTGGTGGTGGAGCTGGGAGGGACGCTGTCGCACGGATCGATCATCGCGCGGGAGTATGGGCTGCCGACCGTGGCGAATCTCCCCGGCATCACGCGGATCCTGAAGACCGGGGAGAGGATCCTGCTGGATGGGAGCTCCGGCACGCTGCGACGATTGCAGCCATAATCTTGACTCCCCCGGAGGCGGAACCTATCTTTCCCCGGCCGGGGGTCGTCCCGGAGTGCACGTCACCGAGGAGCACGATGCCCAAGGCCAAGGAAGCACCCGCCCTTACCCAGCTCCCTTCGAATCTCGGCAAGGCGCTGGTGGTCGATGACGAGCCGGTCGTCCGCATCCTTTACGCGGAGGTGCTGGAGGCGATGGGTTTCAAGGTCGACACGGCGGCCGACGCCACGCAAGGTCTCGATCGTCTCAAGGCGTCGCCCTACAACCTGATCATCTCCGACATCCGCATGCCTGGGATGACCGGCGTCGAGTTCCTCCTCAAATCCGATTCGGTGCGCTCCGGCAGCCAGGAGCGCTTCGTCTTCACGACGGGATTGCTGGACAGCCTCAACGCGCACGAGTACATGATCGCCACCGAGAAGCCCTGCATCATGAAGCCCGCCAAGGTCGAGAACATCCAGCAGACCATCCTGCAGTTCCTCCAGAAATTCCCCCCCGAGCATTCCTGAGGCCGTCGAGGACCGCTCCCCGCGAACGGTCTAGAACGGCTGGATTGTATCCGTCTCGAGCAACACGAAAACACAGGAGGATCCGCGCGCGGCCGCGGGCGGCATCTGGGCGGCGGGACCCATGCCGGTCTTCGGAGGAATCGTCTTGACGGTGGGGGGCTCGGAGCAGGACAGAATCCCGCGTCGGATGACGCGCGTATCGCTTTCCGAGGGGAAATCGAGGACGAACTTGACCTGCTTCAGGGCTTCCGAAAGGCCTTTCAGCTTCGGCTCCCCGCTGATGAAGCGCGTCTCCACCACGCGGGGTCCTGGAGCGAGCGAGACGAAGAAATCGGCGGTGCCTTCGCCGGTCGCGGCGGGGACCGTATAGGTGCGCAGCTCCCCGGGACGCGTCCGGACCGAATCCACGTAACCCTCCATCTTCGCCTCCCCGATCAGGGCCGCCAGATGCTTGCGCCCTTCGTGCGGGGGGAAGGTGTCGATCGTGGAGAAGGCGTAGTACTCCTTGGCGAGATCGAGCTTGCCGAGGCGCTCGTATAACTGTCCGAGATGGTCCGCCATGTCTCCTTCCTGGGAAAGCTGCCACGCGGCTTTGAGGTATTTCTCGGCGGCCCGCAGGTCGCCGCGCTTGAAATGGACCCAGCCCAGCGTGTCCCAGACGACCGCCAGAAAGCCCACCTGCCTCAAATCGTCCGTCTTTACGGTCTCCAGGCGTGTGTTCCTGAGTTGCGCCGACACCATCGCCACCGCAGACTCGGCATATTCCCTGGCGATTTCCAGGTTCTTGGTGATCAGGGCCAGATAGCTGGCGATGGTGTACCA from Candidatus Polarisedimenticolia bacterium harbors:
- a CDS encoding response regulator yields the protein MPKAKEAPALTQLPSNLGKALVVDDEPVVRILYAEVLEAMGFKVDTAADATQGLDRLKASPYNLIISDIRMPGMTGVEFLLKSDSVRSGSQERFVFTTGLLDSLNAHEYMIATEKPCIMKPAKVENIQQTILQFLQKFPPEHS
- a CDS encoding tetratricopeptide repeat protein, which translates into the protein YGNDRYQESVELIEHALKLEPEHKSAYNDLGRSLLALGKMERAEEAFKKAIAIDPFSPYAYNNLGRVCLSERRFEEGEKWFLKQIEIDPLDPYAHKNLGEMLVQRAEFARALPVLEKAAKITPKDADLFVNLGMAQMQLAQPAEAQESFKRAVELSPTPSTWYTIASYLALITKNLEIAREYAESAVAMVSAQLRNTRLETVKTDDLRQVGFLAVVWDTLGWVHFKRGDLRAAEKYLKAAWQLSQEGDMADHLGQLYERLGKLDLAKEYYAFSTIDTFPPHEGRKHLAALIGEAKMEGYVDSVRTRPGELRTYTVPAATGEGTADFFVSLAPGPRVVETRFISGEPKLKGLSEALKQVKFVLDFPSESDTRVIRRGILSCSEPPTVKTIPPKTGMGPAAQMPPAAARGSSCVFVLLETDTIQPF